CCTCGACGGACGTCATGGACGCCACCGAGCCCCGGCAGGCGTCGTTGGCGCCGATCATCACCGTCACCAGCTCCGGCCGCTCCCGCGCCGCCTCGGCCATCTGCTCCGGCAACTGGGCGATCCGCGCGCCCGACACGGCGTGGTTCCAGCTGTGCGCCGTCACCTCGGACGGACCGAGGAGCCGGGCGGCGAGACTGCGCACCGCGGTGTCCGTCCCGGTGGCCCAGGAGACCTCGGGGCAGTCGGCCAGCACCGAGCAGGCGTCGAACCCCCGGGTCATCGAATCGCCGACCGCCGCGACCGAGCCCGGACGGCGATTCCACACCGGACCGGCGGGCGCCGCGGCCGTGGCGCGACCGGCGCCCTTCGGTGCGCTCTTCGCACCGCCGTCCGCCCCTCCGGAACACCCCGTCAGCACGAGTGCGCCGGCGCACGCCCATGCCGCCATTCCGGTGACGGCGGTCCGCGGGCGG
The DNA window shown above is from Streptomyces sp. NBC_00247 and carries:
- a CDS encoding GDSL-type esterase/lipase family protein — encoded protein: MAAWACAGALVLTGCSGGADGGAKSAPKGAGRATAAAPAGPVWNRRPGSVAAVGDSMTRGFDACSVLADCPEVSWATGTDTAVRSLAARLLGPSEVTAHSWNHAVSGARIAQLPEQMAEAARERPELVTVMIGANDACRGSVASMTSVEDFRFSFDLSLRQLRAAVPKAQVYVSSVPDLWRLWSTGRRNPLGKQVWKLGICKSMLADADDMGAAATARRAAVRERVVEYNKVLREVCAGDELCRYDGDAVYDYPFTGAQLSPWDWFHPGRDGQARLAEIAYRNVTAAAPPA